GTACTTGAAGGCACCTTCGATGGCCTCGCTCCTGCTGCGGTAGAAGCCGACTATGGCGTAGGCACTCGCGCCTATGACCTCAAGCATGACGAAGGCGTTGAAGGCGTCGCCCGTCATAAACGCCCCGAGGACACCGGCCTCAAGGCCCAGGAGGAAGGTGTAGAAGAACTCAAGTCCGTGGGTTCTTATGTAGAGGGCCGAGTAAAGACCGGCCAGCAGAAAGCCGAAAGTCGCTGTAAGGACGAGAGTGGCCGAGAGCCTGTCAACCTCGAAGACTATACCTATCGGTGCAATCCAGTTTCCAAAGGGGTACACCAGCGGTTCACCCGACGAGAAGGCTTCCCTGAAGAGCCAGGTGCCCGAGAGGAACGAGACAGTGAGGGCAGTGATGGCGTAGCCTATGACGACCTTTCTCCTCCTTCCTGCCAGCATCGCCGTGAACGGGAGGAAGAAGGCGAAGCCGAGCGGTATGACCGGGACGATTCCGACCTCCATTCTATCACCTCAGTCGAATATTTTCTTCGCGTAGTCCTCGAAGTAGGCAACAACGTTCTCCTTCACTTCCCTCTCGTCGAGCGTTGAAACGTCAATCCAGTGGACGTAGAGCCACTTCCCGTCGTCGCTTATGTCCACCACTATCGTTCCCGGGGTGTTGGTTATCGAGTTGGCAACGAGAACCTTGCCGTACTCGTTCTCGACTTCAAGCGGGATTCTAACTATTCCCGGGTTGGCCCTCAGAGTGAAGACCCTCTTGGCCACGTCGATGTGTGTTCTGGTCTCCTCAACGAAGAAGTAGCGGAGGGCATAGATTATCGCGTAGAGCCACCTCATAGGAGAGAAGAACTTGGGTTCGTTCTCAACAAGCCAGTGGCCGACGAGGAAGGAAACGATTAGCCCCACTATTGAACCCGTTATCAGGTCGTACTCGCTCGCCGAACCGGTGTAGAAGAGGTAAACGGCGAGGACTATGGCGAAAGTCGCCGGAGAAAACCTTCTGAGGATGTTCATTCACCCTCACCCCCGAGGATTTCAGCTATGTCCCTTGCATCAACCGTTCCGTGGAGGCGGTAGAACTGTATCGCGTAGGTTGTTAGGAGTATGTTCATCGCCATGCCTATGACGACAGCTGTGAGCACCAAAGCCTGCGGAACCGGGTCAACGGCCCTGCTCAGGAACTCCTGAAAGGTTATGTGCTTCTCGTATATCGGCGGGAAGACCGGGAAGACGAGGCGGTAGCCGATGAGGATGAAGAGCATGTTTATCGCATCTCCCATGATGTTGAGCATGATGATTTTCTTTATCAGATTCGAGCGGGTGGCGACTCCGTAGATGCCGAGGAGAACCATCGCGAAGAGCGTTATGGTGATGTAAGCTAGGAGGACGTTAATCATGGGTCTCACCCCTCAGGACGGTCTTGAATATCCACTCCGAAACACCGAGGACTAGGAACACGGTGAGAAAACCGAAGGTAACCGCCGTGTACTCGCCGACATCGAGGTTGAAGAGACCCGTTTCCCCGGGTAAGAGGTTTATCTCAAGGATTTTTCCACCGTAGAAGAAGACCGGGGCCAAAACTGTCGCGAGTATTAACGCCAGGCCGAGGGCATAGGCGGAAACCGTGTGCTTTAGTGTGAGCCCCTTTCTCTCAAGGGTGAACTTGCTGAAGGCCGCGAAGAGGAGCAACGCTGCCACAGCCATTGCAGAACCACCCTGGAAGCCACCGCCCGGAGTCAGGTGCCCGTGGAGGGCTATCGAGGCAGAGATTGAGACTATCATTACGACGACGAGCTTGGTCGTTGCGCGCACTATGATGTCCATCTGCCTGTGCGGTTCCCTCGCCTCCATCTCCCTTACGAGCTTCACCTGCTCCCCCGTAAGTCTGAGGACGCTGAAGGCACCCATTATGGCCAAAAAGAAGACGAAGGTCTCGAAGAGCGTATCGAAGCCGCGGTAGTTCCAGACTATTGCGGTAACCACTTCGGGGCTGTGGCTTGTTAAGCCTTCGTGGGCGAAGGAATGGCTTAAGTAGAACTCGCCGAGGGGCCTTAGTTCAGCCCCACCGAGGCCGAGGACGTTTCTGGCCGTTACGGCGTAGGCTATGAGCAGGAACGCAAGGAGGAATGAAACCGCGACGATTGCATCCCTCTTCATTCTCCCACCTCGTACCTCTCGGTCTTGCTTATCGCGAGGATGACGAGTGCCGTGTAGGCTCCGACCGCTATGGCGAGGTATGCTAAGACTATGTCGGGGGCAGCTAGAATGTAAAAGCCGAGGGCGAAGAATGTTGACTGCACTGAGCTTAAAGCCAGGGCCTTCAGGAGGTCGTGCTCCTTCATGGCAAGATAGCTGAACACGAAGCCGAAGGAAACCACTATGGCCAGGATTATCAGGTGGAGCTCTATCATCTCCTCAGCCTCCTGAAGGAGAACTTGGGTTCCTCTTCCTCACCCGGAAGCTCCTCGTGCTCCCTCACGAGCTCCGCTACGTCGCTCCTCTTTGGCAGGTCTTCCTCAAGCTGGTCAACCACCAGCTCGGGCTTCCTCCCTATCTTTCCAAAGTATACGGCCGAGATGAGGGAGTGGGAACCGGTGGGGGCTATTATGAGTATCAGGATTCCGACGGTAAAGGCTATGCCAGCCATAAAGAACCTCTGCTCCCCGAGGGGGTGATACACAAGTGCCACCAACCCGGCACCGAAGACGGGCAAAGCCGCACCGCCTATCGTTCCCACGGTTGCCGCGTGGATTCTCATGTAGAAGTCGGGAAAGCGGAGG
This genomic stretch from Thermococcus sp. harbors:
- a CDS encoding Na+/H+ antiporter subunit E, which encodes MNILRRFSPATFAIVLAVYLFYTGSASEYDLITGSIVGLIVSFLVGHWLVENEPKFFSPMRWLYAIIYALRYFFVEETRTHIDVAKRVFTLRANPGIVRIPLEVENEYGKVLVANSITNTPGTIVVDISDDGKWLYVHWIDVSTLDEREVKENVVAYFEDYAKKIFD
- a CDS encoding sodium:proton antiporter, producing MINVLLAYITITLFAMVLLGIYGVATRSNLIKKIIMLNIMGDAINMLFILIGYRLVFPVFPPIYEKHITFQEFLSRAVDPVPQALVLTAVVIGMAMNILLTTYAIQFYRLHGTVDARDIAEILGGEGE
- a CDS encoding Na(+)/H(+) antiporter subunit B, with the translated sequence MKRDAIVAVSFLLAFLLIAYAVTARNVLGLGGAELRPLGEFYLSHSFAHEGLTSHSPEVVTAIVWNYRGFDTLFETFVFFLAIMGAFSVLRLTGEQVKLVREMEAREPHRQMDIIVRATTKLVVVMIVSISASIALHGHLTPGGGFQGGSAMAVAALLLFAAFSKFTLERKGLTLKHTVSAYALGLALILATVLAPVFFYGGKILEINLLPGETGLFNLDVGEYTAVTFGFLTVFLVLGVSEWIFKTVLRGETHD
- a CDS encoding hydrogenase subunit MbhD domain-containing protein produces the protein MIELHLIILAIVVSFGFVFSYLAMKEHDLLKALALSSVQSTFFALGFYILAAPDIVLAYLAIAVGAYTALVILAISKTERYEVGE
- the mnhG gene encoding monovalent cation/H(+) antiporter subunit G — encoded protein: MIEEAIFVIGSIAILLGAIYDLIAAIGLLRFPDFYMRIHAATVGTIGGAALPVFGAGLVALVYHPLGEQRFFMAGIAFTVGILILIIAPTGSHSLISAVYFGKIGRKPELVVDQLEEDLPKRSDVAELVREHEELPGEEEEPKFSFRRLRR